A region of Neochlamydia sp. S13 DNA encodes the following proteins:
- the rpsA gene encoding 30S ribosomal protein S1 — protein MSKNPQHTWNESKIVDDVSYQQTDAELFKALLEGQSSNNNIEDSTALIPGTILKGRIVEITKDHVVVDVGLKSEGLVPIEEFSDPSNVVLDGEVEVLLDQAEDDNGQIVLSREKAERMRQWEYILEHCEEGSIVKGRVLRKVKGGLMVDIGMEAFLPGSQIDNKRIKNLDEYLGKTYEFKILKINIERKNVVVSRRELLEAERISKKAELLENIKEGDVRDGIVKNITDFGVFLDLDGIDGLLHITDMTWKRIKHPSEMVQLGQKLEVMILSVDREKGRVALGLKQKESNPWDQIEQKYPPGTRVKGKIVNLLPYGAFIEIEPGIEGLIHVSEMSWVKNVTDPSEVVKKGDDVEAVVLSVQKEEGKISLGIKQAEHNPWDDVEKRYPVGTNVKAEIRSLTNYGAFVELEPGVEGLIHISDLSWIKKVSHPSEVLRKGDVVDACILSVDRDSKKITLGVKQLSNNPWESIEKTMPVGSLVKGKVTKITAFGAFVELDSGIEGLIHVTELSDQAFGKVEDVVSKGDDVTAKVIKLDPEHKKIALSIKEYLIDQNHTSHDDIILTSNKRKKKSSEKDREDSED, from the coding sequence ATGTCTAAAAACCCCCAACACACCTGGAATGAGAGCAAGATCGTCGATGATGTCTCTTACCAGCAAACAGATGCAGAACTTTTTAAAGCTTTATTAGAAGGCCAGTCATCCAATAATAACATTGAAGACAGCACTGCATTGATCCCAGGAACTATCCTCAAGGGAAGGATTGTCGAAATTACAAAAGATCATGTTGTCGTAGATGTAGGCTTAAAATCAGAAGGTCTAGTCCCTATTGAAGAATTCTCTGATCCTTCAAATGTGGTATTAGATGGGGAAGTCGAAGTGCTTCTTGACCAAGCAGAAGATGATAATGGGCAGATTGTTCTCTCTCGTGAAAAAGCCGAAAGAATGCGTCAATGGGAATATATTCTTGAACATTGCGAAGAAGGCTCTATTGTCAAAGGCCGTGTCCTCCGTAAAGTTAAAGGTGGCTTAATGGTTGATATCGGAATGGAAGCATTCTTACCTGGCTCTCAAATCGATAATAAGCGCATTAAAAACCTCGATGAATATCTCGGCAAGACATATGAATTTAAAATCCTTAAAATTAATATTGAACGTAAGAACGTGGTCGTCTCCAGACGTGAGCTTTTAGAAGCAGAAAGAATTTCTAAGAAGGCTGAGCTTTTGGAAAATATTAAAGAAGGTGATGTACGTGATGGGATTGTTAAAAACATTACCGATTTCGGTGTTTTCCTTGACCTCGATGGTATTGATGGCTTATTACATATTACGGATATGACTTGGAAACGTATTAAGCATCCTTCTGAAATGGTTCAACTTGGACAAAAACTAGAAGTGATGATTCTAAGCGTCGATCGCGAAAAAGGTCGTGTGGCTTTAGGTTTAAAACAAAAAGAATCTAACCCTTGGGATCAAATCGAGCAAAAATACCCACCTGGAACGCGTGTGAAAGGTAAGATTGTTAACTTGCTCCCTTATGGTGCCTTTATTGAAATTGAGCCAGGTATTGAAGGCCTTATTCATGTATCAGAAATGTCATGGGTAAAAAATGTCACCGATCCTAGCGAAGTAGTCAAAAAAGGTGATGATGTGGAAGCTGTAGTCCTTTCGGTACAAAAAGAGGAAGGGAAAATTTCTTTAGGAATTAAACAAGCGGAACATAACCCTTGGGATGATGTAGAAAAAAGATATCCAGTAGGTACTAACGTTAAAGCAGAGATTCGCAGTTTAACTAATTATGGCGCTTTTGTCGAATTAGAGCCAGGAGTAGAAGGCTTAATACATATTTCGGATCTAAGCTGGATTAAAAAAGTCTCTCACCCTTCTGAAGTTCTCCGTAAAGGCGATGTCGTAGATGCCTGCATCTTATCCGTCGATCGAGATAGCAAGAAAATCACTTTAGGTGTTAAGCAATTAAGCAATAACCCTTGGGAAAGCATTGAGAAAACGATGCCGGTGGGATCTTTAGTTAAAGGAAAAGTAACTAAAATAACTGCATTTGGAGCTTTTGTAGAACTCGATAGCGGTATTGAAGGACTTATCCATGTCACTGAATTATCTGATCAGGCCTTTGGTAAAGTTGAAGATGTTGTTTCTAAAGGAGACGACGTAACAGCTAAGGTGATTAAATTAGATCCTGAGCATAAAAAGATTGCTCTTTCTATTAAGGAATATTTAATTGATCAAAATCACACCAGTCATGATGACATCATTTTAACTTCCAATAAACGCAAAAAGAAATCTTCTGAAAAAGATAGAGAAGATAGCGAAGATTAG
- the nusA gene encoding transcription termination factor NusA: MNKDLIAIFEYLEREKGIKREIVISAIEESLRAAARKSISGASNVTVTIHPKTGNIDVYCEKEIVDEVEVPAQEISLEEAREIDPESQVGQFIDVIATPRDFGRIAAQKARQIITQKLRGAERDVIYEEYRHRVNELISGTVKRFVRGANLIIDLGKVEALMPMKHYPKTEKYNLGDKVLALLLEVNDTENGGAEVILSRSHPEFVRQLLIQEVPEINDNIVIIDKIARDPGYRTKLTVRSTDPKVDPVGACVGMRGVRVKNVVRELHNEKIDIIPFSADPIELLQNALSPIEIRKINISEDDQTISIVVDDEDFAAVIGKKGMNARLNSELIGYELEVQRMTDYNRTMALQRTELAESDDPSLNEPLEGIDGLNNLIFQHLIAEGYTTLKSLLIATPEELAKIPGISLDTADKIIEQIRKQRIESLGKKPEANN, encoded by the coding sequence ATGAATAAAGATCTCATAGCTATTTTTGAGTACCTAGAAAGAGAAAAAGGCATTAAGCGAGAAATCGTAATCAGCGCCATAGAAGAATCTCTTCGTGCCGCCGCCCGTAAAAGTATTAGCGGAGCCTCAAATGTTACTGTGACTATTCATCCCAAAACAGGTAATATTGACGTTTACTGTGAAAAAGAAATTGTAGATGAAGTGGAAGTACCTGCTCAAGAAATTTCATTAGAAGAAGCTCGCGAAATTGATCCTGAGAGCCAAGTGGGCCAATTTATTGATGTAATAGCCACTCCTAGAGATTTTGGTCGCATTGCGGCTCAAAAAGCACGCCAAATTATTACTCAAAAGTTGCGTGGGGCGGAGCGCGATGTAATTTATGAAGAGTATCGCCATCGTGTAAATGAATTAATTTCTGGTACTGTCAAACGCTTTGTCCGAGGAGCTAATTTAATTATTGATTTAGGTAAAGTAGAAGCGTTAATGCCAATGAAGCACTATCCTAAAACTGAAAAATATAATCTTGGAGATAAAGTTTTAGCCTTGCTGCTAGAAGTTAATGATACGGAGAATGGCGGCGCAGAAGTTATTCTCTCGCGTAGCCATCCAGAATTTGTTCGTCAATTGCTCATCCAGGAAGTACCTGAAATTAATGATAATATTGTGATTATCGACAAAATCGCTCGTGATCCCGGCTATCGAACTAAATTGACTGTCCGTTCTACAGATCCTAAAGTTGATCCAGTAGGTGCTTGTGTAGGCATGCGTGGGGTACGTGTTAAAAATGTAGTCAGAGAATTACATAATGAGAAAATTGATATTATTCCTTTCTCCGCCGACCCTATTGAACTTTTGCAGAATGCTCTATCGCCAATCGAGATTCGTAAAATCAATATTAGCGAAGACGATCAGACGATCTCTATCGTCGTGGACGACGAAGATTTTGCCGCTGTGATTGGTAAAAAAGGAATGAATGCAAGGCTTAACAGCGAATTGATTGGTTATGAGCTAGAAGTGCAACGGATGACGGATTACAATCGCACCATGGCTTTACAGCGCACAGAGCTAGCCGAATCCGATGATCCTTCTCTCAACGAGCCTTTAGAAGGGATCGATGGTCTTAACAATCTGATTTTCCAACATCTGATTGCCGAAGGCTACACTACTCTCAAATCTCTCTTGATTGCAACTCCAGAAGAATTGGCAAAAATTCCTGGCATAAGCCTAGATACCGCCGATAAGATTATAGAACAAATTAGAAAACAAAGGATAGAAAGCCTTGGCAAAAAACCTGAAGCTAACAATTAA